GAATCGTGCATGACATCAACTGCTGATACCTCAACGGCGCCGAAAGGCGAGAGGTCAGCGGACGCTGTCCGCCGCCCAAGCGAATGGGGATCCATCGACTGGAGGAAAGCGGAGGCACAGGTCGGACGTATGCAGGAAAGGATTTCGAAGGTTTACGGCGAAGGAGTTTCGCCATGTGAACCGCCCAGTGAAACAGGGTTATTGTCGGCTCGAGCCGCATGAGGGGAAACTCTCACGTACGGTTCCAAGAGGAGGACTCCCCCGTGAGGGGGAGCCCTTACTCGACCTGAAAGGATGAAGAATCGCAGGAATCTCAAACGGGTCCTGCTGGCTATCGCCGTCGTCATGTGCATGTCAGCGGTCCCGTTCGCTGTTTCCTCCGAATCCGTCGCTTTCTGCCGAGATGGGACCCGATCAGGTTGGAGATCCCCTTATTTGCTTCATTGTTTGGCGAAGTAATCTCCGCCGTTTGAGAGAATCGTGTCCCTACTCCATTCGTCATGCGGAGATTCGAAGCCGTCTACAGCTTCATCCAGCTTCCTGTAGAGTTCATCTCTTTCCTTCCCTTCGGAGAACTCCTCAATGGCTTTGCAGATAATGCCGATCTTTTTGTCGATCTTTTTCTGGATGAAATTGTAGAACTGTGTCATGAGAACACCCATGGATGCCTCATCTAGATAGTCTTCCGTATCAAAACTGGTGGCCGCCAGCTCCTCTATTGCACGGCGGATGCCGTCAACATCTGATTTATGGTCCTTTTTGTTTTCAAAAAGGGACATGTAGACACAGGCGCAGTGACGGCAGCCCATCTCGTTAGGGGTGCATTCGCATTCGGCTGTGATTGAACCCTTTCTGTTCCACAGCACGACGTGCCTGGGTGGTTTGTCACGGACAAGATAAACGCTCAAACAATCGGCAATCCTGCTTTCCAGGGAGACTGCGCTCTTTTCCAGCAGTCTCCTGCCCGCCTCATAAGTACGGTTTCCGAGTTTTTCACGCAGTTCTAGCGAATTCATGGTTACCCAATGGACGAATGAAGTATAATTGTTAGGATAGTGACGCAATGAGAATCCTTTTTGGAATTCTCGGTGACGTAGAACGTATGCGGCGGTCACAATCTGATTATCGCTCTGCCGTCGAATCTTATGTCAGACCTGATAACGATATCCCCCTCATTCATCGAAATATTAGCACCAGCATCCTTCCATTCATTTTCTTCCTTAATCTGAACGATGCATTCGGGCCTCTGTCCGCGATGATGTTTGTCAGCAGGGATGACGATTTTCAATCCTTCAGAGTCCTCGGCCCAATCGTCTTTGCCGAACAGGAACTCGTACGGCAATCCGGACGTGTTCACATAACTGTCTCCGAGGTAGGTTGTTCCTCTGCGTTGGATATTCGCTGCGAGATAGAACGGGGTCGTCGTCCTCCCGTTCGATATTTTGGGCAGTCTCTTGGAGATTATGACCGCCCATGATATGTTGTAATCATTCTGATACCTGTTCAGCGATTCCGTGGAGTAATTGACCCCGGATTTGACTTCAATGGGAACGGATCTGCCGTCAATTGCTGATACGAGTTCGACCTCGTATCTGCCCTCCCTCCAATAGAAGAGATCTTCCGCACCGGCCGACATCAGTTCGCATACGGCCAGGTTCTCGTACATGCCCCCTTTGTAAAGATGGGTGTCATCGTTCTCCGTGAGCATTATTCCCGCAGGATGGCCCGCCATGGCCCTCAGAAGTCCTATGTCGCACATGTACAGTTTGTATTGCTTTTCATCCCGTTCCGTGGACGGCGGATATGCATGGCCTTTGATCTGATCGACCTTGTAAATGAGGTGTGCGTTGCTGAGCCACTGGACAGGGTCCCGGAAATCCTCCGATCTCCCGTCTTTCTTCAGGTCCTTGAAGATGAACTTACGGTTTTCCCTGGACAGGAATGACGGTAGGGATTTCCATACCGAGGTGAGAGTCTCCACCATGTCCCCTCCGTGTTTGGCGAAATCTTTTTCATAGTTCTCGAGCAGCTCTTTCTGAAGGGAGTCCACCTTATTGACATCGTGATGTTTTGTCCACGAATAAACGACCTCGGGCATCCCGCCGACTATGCAGTAGTCTCTCAGTAATCTCAGAAGCGTTTCATGGATCGGTTCGGAGACCTCGTCCGGTTTCGGATCCGAGAGGATGAATTCGGCAAGGGATGTCTCTCCCTCGGCCATCAGGTATTCGCAGAAATTCATAGGATACAGGTGTCTGGTATCCACTTTGCCGACAGGGAAGGATGCTTCGGATTTCAGTATCCCCAGAAGGGATCCGGCACATGCGATATGCAGCCCCTGCATGTGCTCGTGAAAATATTTTAGCGAGGTTATTGCCGAATCGCATTCCTGGATCTCATCCAGTATGAGGAGGGTTTTCCCCGCTTTTATCTTGACATTCTTTATCAGTTCTATGTCGCGGACTATCCTGGAAGGTTCCATATTGCCGTCGAACAGCTTTTTCAGTTCCGGCGTTTCTTCGAAATTGCAGTAGACACAGTTGTCGAATTCCTTCGATCCGAATTCTTTCAAAAGGTAGGTCTTTCCGCATTGGCGTACCCCGTCCAATATGAGGGGTTTACGGTTTGTATCCGTCTTCCACCTGACCAATTCTTTGTAGACTAACCTTTCCATACATGAAGAATACATTAATGCTTTAAATAATAACCGTTTTTTTACGTCTTATTTAGCGGGTTTGAACCGTTTTTTTACGGGTATTTTTGAGGAATTGAACCGTTTTTTTACGTCTATTTAGCGGGTTTGAACCGTTTTTTTTACGGATTATATGGACCCTGCATCTGAGCCGAGGGAAGATTCACATCAGCATCTGTGTTATCTCTATCACTCTGTGTTCGTCTGTTGTCGTTGGCAGAACTCCGAAAAATGGATAACGACTCCGTAAGCGAAAGCATCCATATACGCCTCATCTGATTCATGGACACAGCGTACGCGCGAAGGAGACACGCAAATGGGATTATTCAAAAAGGACGAGGCGGAGACCGCCAGGGCCGATATGGCGAAGGCCGTCAGGAAGATCATGACCGAGAGGGGACTGGATTCCATTCAGGGTGCGGAGAACAGGAAGTCGATGGAGTTCGCCGCCACCCGCGAATGCGAGATCAGGGAGATACTCAACCACAACACGATATCCATCAACGACTACAACCTGATGGATGCGCTGCAGAAATCCATACTCATCGAGCAGAACTATGTCATCATCAGGATGCTCGATGAGATGCTGAAGAAGTGAGCATTGCATCGTGTCGAAGGTTACAACCCGAGGTATTCCAGATACTCCCTAAATTCCAGGTCAGATAGGCAGTATGAACGTATTATCCATTTTTTGGGGGGTAAAAAATGGATTAATTTCCATTTTTTGGGGGGTAAAAAGTAGAACATTTTCCATTTTTAGGGGGGTATTTATATACCCCGAATTTCGCCAGGATGATGAACGAACTTACGACGAAATCCAAATCGAAATGAAACGATTCTCTCCGCCGGGATTATCTGTCTGCTCAGAATTCCGCCAGGAAGACCTGGATCCTGATTCCCTTATCGGTCCTGTCGGACAATTCGGCATATAACCCCCTACCTCCGTCCATCAGATTGGCGATTGAACTAACATCGCTAACATCAGACCGTTGATATTTCTCTAACAAGTCATCGTCATGTAAAAAGGTGATGAAATGGGCAGCGGCGGATATTATTCCTGCAGTATGTGCGGTTTCAAAAGCGACGAGATCTGGTTCGGTGGCGGTTTCATCGGCAACGACCGCAATCCCGTGGTCAGGGACGAGATACTGGACGGAGAATATGGGGATGTACCCAAGAAGATACTGGAATCGGAACCGGACGTCCATTACTACGGACAAATGGACGCGTTCCGCTGCAGGTGCGGGAAGTTCTCGTCCAAATCTACAGTGATGATTTTTTCTGCAGAGGGGAAGCAGCTGTATGCACCGACTATGAATTGCGAACTCTGCGGGAAGAGGATGAGGAGACTGAGGAACCCCGGAGGAAAGCAGGAATGCCCGAAATGCGGTATGCAGCTGGATTTCTACAGCACTGTATTGTGGACTGATACAATGGATTACAAAGAATACTGGTCAATAAGAGGAAATCGTTTCGTTACCAAGGATGATTTCCTTGAGGTCTCTGTGAATGCCGATGGGGGCCAATTATGCGGATTGGCACAGGATTTGAGAGCTGCTTTCTCGGGTTACGTAAATCTCGATCTATCAATTGAATTCGTCAGAAAGGCACTGGATATGGATCTCCGTCCATTTAGCAGAAAGATAGCTTATGGAATTCTGATAGATGATGCGTTGTTGAAGGGATTGCCGTATCTCGGAATCCTGAAGGAGGCATTGGAGGACGGCGTTATACCTGACAGGCCTCTGAGAATGACCGAATCAGATACGGAATTCATTCGCAACAATTCCGGTAATGTCAACGATTACTATTCACTACTACATTTCTGCTGGTCGGACAGACACAAGGCAGACAGTTATTGGGCGGAGAGGGCACTGCAGGCCCTGGAATCGAGGATGTCAAAAGGAGAATCCGCATCGGAGACCGTCCGCAATCTTTTCACATTGTCGGGTTTCGATTGCGGAGAGGACTATGACAACAGACTCCTGGCTATTGTTGACAGAACATTATCAAGAAAAGATGTAGAGGATGGGCGGGGTATAACATTCGGTGATTTGCACAAGACACTGGAGAATATCAGCGGAAAGAGAGAGGATGAATTACTTATCAGATCGGCGGCGAAGGGTTACTGGGAATCCGTGGACGATGTTCTCCTGCGCTACCCCACCGCTGATGAAATCCTGAAAGGGAAATATGCCAATGCGATTAACGAATGTATAAGGAACGGAATACAGGGCCGTATATTGACGGACAGGGAATATTTTAGTCCGTACTGCATTCTTCCGGAACCTTCCGTCAGAGTGATGATCGATTATCTTGATGAACAGATTGAACTCAGGAACATATAGGAAGATGGCAGCGAAGCCGCCGGAATGTATTTGGCAGTCGCCAAATCGTTGTTCGCAAGGGGAGATACAGAGGCATTCAGGTATGCGGCAAGATGCTCAAGCATCGGCATCTGTCCATATCTATATTCCATGCTGGTGGATGGATTCGGGACGGAAAAGAACGAGGCATTGGCAATGAAGGTTGCCAATTCTTTTGATGAAAACAATCTGGCTTTGCTGAAATCTGTATTATCCGAATGTAGGGGGGAGAGGTGAAC
The sequence above is a segment of the methanogenic archaeon ISO4-H5 genome. Coding sequences within it:
- a CDS encoding ATPase, whose protein sequence is MERLVYKELVRWKTDTNRKPLILDGVRQCGKTYLLKEFGSKEFDNCVYCNFEETPELKKLFDGNMEPSRIVRDIELIKNVKIKAGKTLLILDEIQECDSAITSLKYFHEHMQGLHIACAGSLLGILKSEASFPVGKVDTRHLYPMNFCEYLMAEGETSLAEFILSDPKPDEVSEPIHETLLRLLRDYCIVGGMPEVVYSWTKHHDVNKVDSLQKELLENYEKDFAKHGGDMVETLTSVWKSLPSFLSRENRKFIFKDLKKDGRSEDFRDPVQWLSNAHLIYKVDQIKGHAYPPSTERDEKQYKLYMCDIGLLRAMAGHPAGIMLTENDDTHLYKGGMYENLAVCELMSAGAEDLFYWREGRYEVELVSAIDGRSVPIEVKSGVNYSTESLNRYQNDYNISWAVIISKRLPKISNGRTTTPFYLAANIQRRGTTYLGDSYVNTSGLPYEFLFGKDDWAEDSEGLKIVIPADKHHRGQRPECIVQIKEENEWKDAGANISMNEGDIVIRSDIRFDGRAIIRL